The nucleotide sequence ctcctccatcactaagatcttcaaccaaagttacaatccaccTGTTTGgataatctgaagcaatatgcccaaaaccatgacatttgaaacattttcgaccacttgggggTAAAAGAGTTAGGTGTTTTTttactgccagcagattcttcacccttttcttgcaccttcgaagtCACCTTACTTTGGCCAGTAGGCTTTGAACTTTCTCCTTTTGTATATCCTTCTTTTGAACCAGATCaataactcttttcaaacttctgttgtttTTCAACTTTGAAtgacagcttgctcacatcatttaaagaccaatatggctgcagttgaacaactttagcaatctcatatttcagacctcctaagtatcttgcaattatttgctcttccggttccacaagctctccttttaacattagattatcgaattctgcagtgtactcctccacactaagatctctttgcttgaaatcatggattttaagaaagatctcttgcctataattgtgaggtaaatatttcctttttagctcccttttcattttttcccaTGTCATAATTTTACTCTTCCCCTTACGTTCTCTATGGtttttcagattttcccaccaaaaagatgcattccgtttaagtttgagtgtcacaagtttgaccttcttttgttctggtggttcataaaaatcaaaaattctttctactgtattaagtcaatcaataaagtcatcaacatttattttaccttcaaattctggaatctcTAATCTTATGTTATATTTATTCTGTcactcgtcttggactccatGTCTTGTAtgaaatcttctcgactcccttggatgagAAGGTGTATCATCATAAGAAGTAAATTCATGaacatcattttcatgctggttgtgtctacttcgaagttctttaattatttcatttttttcttacaGACTACGTAGCaatcttcgtagctgcagcctcaacgatttAACATCATCTTCATGGTCACTACTTTCACTAacaatatcttttccattccgcctttccATGATctatagcctttagctctgataccaaactgataccggggagggtaaaatgcagaatggatttcgaaagaaaaccgatagaacagtttttcagatagaaaatgtcacagtagacaaggaacgaactcttgaagaaaagtcgcagtacaattgtatttgctggaatgagtgttttgaatagaaaagacacggactcacgataaaacttaaataagatagaaaaatagttcaccaccaagttaaaatcacaaagggatacagaaattcaccacctcaaggattataaacgaggatacaaaacagaaatcaaaagactcaccactcaaggacgcatccaagagatacagagtttaagggagttctccaagagagcttctgccaagatATCATTAGTTTataaagttctttctaagtcctaaacaccaaaataagtactattgcatgaaacaacccttcatgcatagggaatttcgaaattaagtgttcacttggtcatgaagaaaagcaccttaaaaacaactttaactttgtgcagggaatatgctgatgagctatcatatttgagtgggctgagttaaagattatgaggcatcattgtttggtgaaaaaaatatcaaatcataattaaggttcatatgatcagattgtagtaaattagacactcctgtgTTATTGttattgatagattttcaaaaatatatcacTTTGTTCcctgcaataaatcgaatgatgcatctcatattgctaatatgtattttaaggagattgttaaattgcatggtattccaagaactatagtgtctgatcgagattcaaaatttcttagtcatttttggaggactctttggaggaagctgggtactttttTGAATTTCAGcaactcgcatcatccacaaaccgatgggcaaacggaGGTAATGAAcaaaagcttgggaaatttgcttagaagctatgttggcaagaatattaaacaGTGGGATCTCAtttttccacaaattgagtttgtctATAATCGTTCTATccatcatagtatcggtaagaatccttttgaggttgtttatggtgctaatcctactagTCCTTTGGACTGCGTCCCTCATTCGacaactaagcaatttagtggagatgctgatgagagagcaaagcagataaagaagctacataagGGTGTTAAAGCAAACATagaaaagcaaaatgagaggtacatagaagctgccaacaaacacaaaaaacatatggagtttaatgatggtgatttggtctggattcatctaagaaatgagaggtttccaccgggcaaatttgaaaaattaaaaccaaaagctgatggtccattcaaggtgcttaagaaaaTTGACAAAAACGCATATAAGatcgagctacctgaagattacggagtgtccccaacatttaatattactgatttaagtccttttcacAATCAagttgacgaaacaaacaagggcttgaggacaagtctttttcaaccatgggacattgacacgggagtgtctaatttgatacaatctgctcatatggaccttgctaatgctatggtatttttttcagccaatattGTTGCCTCTTAGTCTTGAACTCAactcactcaaatatgacagctcaacagcatattccctgcataaAGTTAAAACTATTTCaagatgcttttcttcatgaccaaggaatgtatTAAAGGAGTTGATTAGCagctgtaaaacacttaatttcgaaattccctatgcatgaagggttgtttcatgcactagtatttattttgatgtttagggcttagaaagaactttagaaattAATGATATTTTGGCAGAAGCTCCCTTGGAGTACTCccataaactctgtatctcttggatgcgtccttgagtggtgagtcttttattttctagttttgtatccttgtttaattttcgttgggtagtgaactttctgtatcctattgtgattttaaacttggtggtgagctatttttttcGTTTTTATCAAAGTTGCTTCGTTAGTTCGCTACTTTTCTATTCGACAAACTGTACTATCGGTTTTCTCTCGAATTCTATTCTACTACACCCTCCCCCATTCTGCATCACCCCGGTATCAAATACACTGTCAGACAGGTAAAAGGTAATTAATTGGAACTATTGCAAGCCTTGCTTATATGTTTCCATCACATTGTAGTAAAGTTTCAAACCCATGTTTGAACCACTGACAAGTACCCATATTTGATACATAATAGAGCCAGACATACTTTAAAATGTTTACATTCCCTATCTTTGCATAAGATAGAGGTTCCATTTCTAAAACTTGGGTGAGGTGCCCCTCATTTGTTTGGTATAATCAACATTTATCAAGGCTTAGAATGCCCCAGCACTTGTGTTACTAGCCAATGCCAAGTCTGCAACACTTTGTCTACCTTACCATCACAAGAAATAGAGACACAAAGGCACAATTTTATGAATGAGCAAGTTACACTTACAAGACTTCATGTAGTATAAGCATGACAAATGGAAAGcattaaattttattaacaagcaaGTTAGAGTAGAATAACTTCTTTTCCTTGTATAATTAAATAAATTCTACTTAATTACatgttttcttataaattttggaCTATCTAATAGTTGTCTAAGGATGAAGAACATCAGAGTTGCAATTTTATGTATCTTAGGCGCACTAAtaaaatacataatttcaaaatttcatgccaAAATTAACACTAAAAGCTCAAAtattttcaaaccaaaaaattgtTGAGGTATAAGATTTTTAAAGATTGTTTGTTTGGGAACTTTAAATTTGAGCCTTGATCAACATGATTTGACTGTACAATTCGAAAGTGTACAAACTTTATACAAACCAAGGTTCCTTATACCAAGGTTCGTCATACCGTACGGTCGTACCGTATCGGCGTTTCGactcgggctcggtacggtacggtaccggtgtaccaaaTAATTTTATACTTTCATACTGTAGCAATGCGACAGtacagtactgtagcactgtagcagtgctgcagtataatactgtagcactgtagcgataccgatcggtccgcgtaccggtaacctatcggaccggtgcgtaccgcccggtacgggcggtacgcttcggtatgacagaccttgcaTTATACCGCAATGTACCGCTTGATATGCTAGTACATACCAGTCCAACAGGGGACCGGTACGAGTGGTACATCACTACGCTCCCATGTACTGTGTGTCGATATACTCAGTACAACATGACACAACTTGATACATACCGTACCAACAGCTAGTCGGGTACAAACCGATAATACAAACCATGATACAAACTTTATATAAACTATAATGatacttatacatatataaaccATGATAAACAGAAATTTCAAAATTGAATATTTGAAGAATTTAACCAAATATCATAATCACATCTTCCTAATCTTCAGCCAAAATAAAAGAGTGATAAATACAAGATAAAAGTGAATATAGACACCTAGATTACAAGATATAATATATGCTCCCTACCGAATGTCcccatgtcatgagattcatgatAGACATATAATATAGGATACAGGTCCTATGGAACTAACAAACTTACGATCACAATTAGCAGAGAAATTTTCTACAGAAACAGAGGTAGAGAAGATGTTCAATTCTAAGAAAGATTGGAAGTATCCTCTGGCTTCTAGTTtcttttggatatatatatatatatatatatatagcaggatAAAAATATACTCACAGAAGTGGATGGATAATATCCAATAATGTTTGATATTCCAATTTTAATCATCTATATTCTATATGCATTTTTGAAAAGAAGACATCATGGAGGAAAAAGCAATTACCTGAAGTGGAAGCATAGAACTAAAATATACGTACTCGAACCAATTGTTGCACACCAGCCAAACTTGAACCATAAGCAGCAGCACCTGGATACAAGCCTCTTTCAGCGCCTAATATCTGGGATATGAATACTTTGGATCCTCCTGTTTTATTATCCCGCATTCGTTTTGCAACTGCTTTTAGCAGAAACCATGGAGCcatgaaattaatttttattgtCTTTTTATACTCATGTTCAGTCACGTCTAGACATCCTTGCATTTTCCCTGTCCGAAAGGTTCAATAAATAAACATTTGACAAAATATAAACCCTAACCTTCGAAACATGCTACATTGATTATCTTGAGAACTACAAAATTATCACTTCGGCCCTGATAAGAAAAACGTATAATGCAAACAAACATATCTATTACAGGATTAGAAACAAAAAATACAAATGAAAATGTCAGTCCCTAAGAAGTAAATTTGTAAGGGCAGTTGTTATAGTATTTCACAGAAAACATTTTATAAAGTATTAAATACTTTTTTTCATTTGCTTTAATATTAATATCTCAATAATGTTAGATTTCACCCAATAATGTGTCACCGTGATGAAAAATAAGTTGCAAAAAAAGAGTACAGTTTGAAAAATGACCAGGATCGCAAGTTTGATGTATAGATCCTGCATCGTAGATATCTTAAAGCTAAAGTATGATGCTGAGGCAAGTGTGACTTCACAAGATAAAGATTAGGCCTTACATGAGTTTATATTGAGCCCAGTTTGGGTGAAAGGTATCAttctgttttcttttatttttacctATTTTTTTGATATCTTTATATGTAttttcatccttattttagtttCTACTATACAGAATCTTTAGAGTTTTATTTCAGTTGTATTGTTGCCCTTTGAGCCCCAATGCAGGTATGTGTTGGATTAAGAATCAAGTTTCATAAAGATCTAGGTGTCTCCTTACGAAAGGTCTTAAGCGATTTATGAGATCTATCACTCTCTTAAATAAATCTTCATAGTATAAAAGTTCTAATATATCATATAAAGACTATTATCTCTTAAGGTAATGAGTAATGATATTAAAATTAACATTAATAACTGGAGGTTTTCTCTTCTTGGCCTGTAATGTGAGGCCATTTATTTTGCGTCTGTTTGATCACACTGACATCGATTTGAGTCCATAACTGAAGCGAATCTGGATTAGTTCAAACTTATTTCAATTGTCAAGAACAAGGAAGGAAGGGTTAAACAAGATCATGGAGGATGAGATTCATCTACCTTGTTCAAAAGGATGTTTAAAATGTCAGATAAAAGAGGATCTGAATACTCCACATTCAATGAATTCAGTCAGAATCCAGATTTCCCCTAACAATAACAAATTTCAGATAAAATCAAACGTCAACAAGGAGTGCAAGGCCAAAGTTTATGGAAGTGGAACAACAAAGGTGCCCATGCCACAAGTCAAGTAAAGAATGGTGAAGTACAGGATGATTCtctgaaatttacaagaaaagcCTTCTATATATCTTAAAAAATGAACTTCTGAATGTTAAAGAATTTCTTAGGTATGCTGCTGAAGTTATTTTAGGTCTATCTCAAGATGCACGGTAACACTCCAACAAAGAATAAGGAGTTAAAGACAAAATTGGAGTAACCAACCATTGAGGAGATGGTAGCAGAAGCAAAATGCCAAAGATGTTCATGCTTTAGCCAGTTATCCATATTATAGTCAGTTCAACCTCAGATGTAGATGACAATGATCATGCTTTTAGAACTTATTGGTTTGTTCAAAGAAAAGAATCAATTATGATTttcaaaataaaatgaaaaaggaaCAAAGGAACGAAGTTAAACATTGACAAGTTCAACATTAGGAGGGTGGAAAGTTTTACGTCCCACATAATGCTCAATGcagaaaagttcttcaagtgaaaaaaaataaatttccaaTAGAAATGACCACTTTATCCGGTATACACATTTAATGTGAACAGCCTTATCAAAATATCCACTATTTACCTTGGAGTTAGTTTTCAGTCTCACAAGTTGTCCTAGCTGCTTTAACAATTATCAGACACTATGCCAAGAGAACCAGGTTTGCAAATCTATTCACACAATATAACTAGGTTGCCGTCTGCATCAGATTTATTGGGTTATTGGACCTTTTTTTTCATATCAATGGATTCAAGTTTAAGGGGGGGAAAAAGTAAGGACTTCTATGTACTTGTTAGAATTTACATAAGTGGTTTTACTATACATTCTCCCTACATAAACCAAATATTAGCATGAGTAACTACATGTATGACTAACTATATTCCTGGATTAACCCTTTAAAACTTGAAAAACGAAGAATACAGAAAAACCGTGTTTTGCTTTTTGTATAAATTGTATAACCAGCATTGCAATTCTAGCTTCAGATGTACCCTTGTCAAGTCCTTTATCTGTCAATGAAAATTGTCCCCTAGCCAGTGCTATTCTAGTCATTTATCGTGTTCAATGTGAGGCTATATATGCTAATATAATCTTATAGCCGTCAAATGAAATTTGTAACACATTAATAGTTTGAAGCTTACTAGGATGCAATCAATAGCTTTTACAATAGAAAAACTATACAAATTCATAGCATTGTAATCATAAAAACATTATTTTTACCAATGCAAATAGCAATCTTCCTGATTTACCTTCATAAGCACAACAATTAACGAAAGCATCAAGTGTCCCTAATAGCTTCCATGCCAAATCCACTGCCTCATCAAAGACAGCCTCAAGATCTTCTTCCATATTCAAACCAACAATTTTGAATGCATTGACCTCCTTGAAAGAGCTCGCCATATCCCCCACCATTTTCTGAAGTTGGTTTTTATCGCCCATCAAAACTAACCTAATTGTTATATTACAACCAGCAGCATAAGCAAACATTAAGAAAAATTACAAAGAAATAATAAATGGAACTTAGAGAAATAACATTTAGATCAAATTAATTCATGAAAGAAAAAGAATCATTAAACACATTTTCTGTACATAAATAATTAGAGGTCTTATAAATTGTAATTTGACCACACAGTAATACATCTGTACCAATAGACAGTGACAACGTCTGATAAATAGATCAAATCGATTAACCATTCAAATGATAATAAAGTTGTTGGAGACGAGCAAACTAACTAACTTTCAAATGTAGAAATCAgtagtaattttatatttattgaaaAAGTCAAATCCTGTAAGTGAAAATCTACCAAACACTGATTTTTCAAGCATGCAAAAAAATGGTCCTCCACTGTAATCGTCAGTTAATGACTGGTTTGATCCAATTTGTGCCTTCACGAAAAGCAAGTAATTTTCGTCATGTGAACCTCATTGGGACGGTTTGATCTAACCGTTACAATCAAAAGTTGTCGGGTTCCAATTATTGGAATCTTTCGGAAATCCCAGAATTAAAAGATTATTCGCCATCAAAAATGCAATTAATGGTGCAACTTATGGGAAATTGTATTAGTCCTCTTGATGGATCCCGATATGTCTCCTACTCACCTCTAAATCTCTATCTCATATTTATTTCAAACATCTTGGTTCTTTAGTCCGACACAACCTTTCCTATCCAAGGCATTCTACTTGCATCGAAGAACACGAAAGAACAAGGACCAGCACATAGGAGCCGAAGATTcttaaaagtaaaagaaaaaaaagtgtaaAATCAGGAACGATCGAAAGAaggaaaaaattagaagaagaagaagatacctGCAACCGGCTTTGGCCAAGTGGTAAGCGATGCCCTTAGAGATCTCATCGCCGGCGGAGGTCAACAGAACCCTGTTCACGGAATCCCCCATCCCTGCCCAGTAATCCCGAGTCACCAAAACAAGCCCCAGAGAATCACCCAAGGAATCGAAGATGATTGGGAAGAGGGAGGGAGACTTGAAAAAAGAGGAGGAGGAACGAGACGACACCAAAGAGGCGACCGTAAGAAGTTAGGAATACGCATCCAAGTGTGGTTTGGTGGGCTGTTATTACAAATTTTGGCATTCTTTCATGTTTTTACATAAATAAtcctttaaagaaaaaaaagagtctTAAAATCGATGCCTTGTATTCTCGAATCAAATATTATGCAAATTTCAAGTGCAACTCCCAATATTGTTATTATTTAAGAAGTTTCTAAACAATTAGTTATCGATTAAAGTTTGGTGTAAAAGGGGGAACTCAAAATCACCAACAGCCCGTGCAAGTGAGGGAACACGAGAAGATGAGGTCAGCAAGCTTGGTTAAAATATCGTCGTCGCTCCCGTAGTCTTTCTTCATCCTTTTGAGTCGAAACCAACTCATCGCATCCATCCGCCTTTGGGTCAAAAACAATAATACCAAGTGAGATTTGCGATATTATTGTACTCGTGTTATTGACTCTTAAAGTTCTTTCAAATATTATTTGaagtatatatataagtaatgaaaacatgcattcttccaataagtataagtgTGCTAGTCGATTATATTAAGTTATAATAATAGGTTTTAATTGATTCTAAATGCTTAGTTTGATCATATTTAAAATAAGTGAGTTTAATGTTTAAACATAATATGTGTGGAGGATAGCAAATTGATTTACTTATGCATGACTGAAGCAGTGGATCATTAAGTGGAGATAAAAATTTTGGTCTTATCTTCCCCACCAACCTAACAAGTCATGAAACTCTTTCTCTCCTTCAGCAACCCTCTCAGTTCTGCATTTTATCTTCGTTAAGGCCAAAGACCCTGGTTCTACATAAGAACAGGGTAAGAATATCTAATTCTTCCCCTAGCTATACTTAAGTTTCGGTTTAGTAGTTTATAGGCTAATAAGTTCATATATTTTTTGAGAAACCTAAGCTTTAATTTAATCTCTGAATTTTAGGCATATTGTGTATAAATTTGTTATGATTCTAAGCTTGTAGTGTATTGCTTTAATCCAATACTTGTGTATAAAGTTATGATTGTTTTAATTTGAGATTCTTATAATATTCTATTTTTAGTGAAGAGGTCTTGTTTAAGTTGAATTGATACTCTTAAGGATATAATTAGCTCTTTAGATATATCTTAAAAAGATTCTTAGGGTTTTATAGGCTTTAGAATTGAGCGAATGTCATTTCTGTATATCTAGTCTCAACCTAGTTTTAATAGCATAGAATAGGTGATGGCAGTTGAATTATGATAATACTTTAGCAtcctaataattttattttaagctaAAATTATTGTATGTCCCCTAAGTTCttgaaaaattttatgataatataagaTGGTTTGATCAACAACAATAGTGAAACAAAATTATTTCAcaaaatcatataattatttgatcgGTAAGCAACAATGTCATTTAATTATAGGTGGAATTGTTGGCAAATTAGTGGTGAAATTTAAGTGAATTTTCAGATTGGATATAATCTAATTCAAAGAGATTTACCAAAATTTTGCTACAAATCATTAGTTATAGTGGGAGTTATTAGTGATTCAAAATGAAAG is from Musa acuminata AAA Group cultivar baxijiao chromosome BXJ3-8, Cavendish_Baxijiao_AAA, whole genome shotgun sequence and encodes:
- the LOC103994874 gene encoding uncharacterized protein LOC103994874, whose amino-acid sequence is MGDSVNRVLLTSAGDEISKGIAYHLAKAGCRLVLMGDKNQLQKMVGDMASSFKEVNAFKIVGLNMEEDLEAVFDEAVDLAWKLLGTLDAFVNCCAYEGKMQGCLDVTEHEYKKTIKINFMAPWFLLKAVAKRMRDNKTGGSKVFISQILGAERGLYPGAAAYGSSLAGVQQLVRLSATEIGKHKIRVNAVARGLQLDDEYPRAMGKEKAEKSIADIMPLLRWLDPKNDVASTVTYMVGDDCRYMTGTTIFVDGAQSIVRPRMRAYM